In one window of Desulforhabdus amnigena DNA:
- a CDS encoding YkgJ family cysteine cluster protein, with protein sequence MHPNSSPKEAPILTSESTFRFACRDTLPCFTQCCRDVNIYLTPYDVLRLRRSLKIGSGEFLAKYTRHFLARVTHIPVVQFDMDPETLYCKLVTKDGCSVYDNRPWACRMFPLDLASREGEYQMIVGSDRCMGLKESTAMTVQEWLDTQGVAPYVEMERAFHSVLPPSFKPGAPMDAGLGKLLFLAYDLDRFAEMLNDKRFQTFYEVDDELLRQVREDDEALLRLAFRYIRSQMDELYQVI encoded by the coding sequence ATGCACCCTAATTCGTCACCCAAGGAAGCCCCCATCCTGACTTCAGAGAGCACATTCCGTTTCGCCTGTCGAGACACCCTTCCGTGTTTCACTCAATGCTGCAGGGACGTGAACATCTATCTCACGCCCTATGATGTGCTGCGTCTTCGCCGCTCCCTCAAAATCGGGTCGGGAGAGTTTCTCGCAAAATACACGCGCCATTTTCTGGCGCGCGTCACCCATATTCCCGTGGTCCAGTTCGATATGGACCCGGAAACCCTCTATTGTAAGCTCGTCACCAAAGACGGTTGCAGCGTTTACGACAATCGCCCATGGGCGTGCCGCATGTTTCCCCTCGACCTGGCCTCCAGGGAAGGGGAATACCAGATGATCGTTGGCAGCGACCGATGTATGGGCTTGAAGGAATCGACGGCCATGACTGTGCAGGAATGGTTGGACACCCAGGGAGTAGCTCCTTATGTGGAAATGGAGCGCGCTTTTCATTCCGTTCTCCCTCCTTCCTTCAAGCCCGGAGCCCCCATGGACGCAGGTCTCGGGAAGCTGCTTTTCCTCGCTTACGATTTGGATCGATTTGCCGAGATGCTCAACGACAAGCGATTTCAAACCTTCTATGAGGTGGACGATGAACTGCTCCGCCAGGTACGTGAAGACGATGAGGCGCTCCTGAGGCTGGCGTTCCGCTATATTCGCAGTCAGATGGATGAGCTCTATCAAGTGATCTGA
- a CDS encoding CoB--CoM heterodisulfide reductase iron-sulfur subunit A family protein translates to MADSLSGNRSILVVGGGMSGLSAALEAAEAGCQVYLVEKQPYLGGRVTRMNKYFPKLCPPNCGLEINFRRIKSNPLIRFFTMAEVQKIEGQAGDFDVTIKTSPRFVNEKCTGCGLCAAAAETEIPNDFNYGMDKVKAAYLPHEFAFPMRYVLAPEVIGTPEAEKIKASCPYDAIDLTMQPEQFDLKVGAIVWATGWEPYAAEKIIYYGAGKHRNVITNVMMERLASYNGPTNGKITRISDGTQVNKIAFIQCAGSRDENHLPYCSGVCCLASLKQATYLLEQNPQAQAAIYYIDIRALGKYEDFFNKVQSDDRVTLIKGKAGEITEDPATGLVTVQVEDQATGKILKEQYDLVVLATGMVPSSATTKIPADAAYDDNGFILKAQPTAGIIGAGCVKSPVDVASSVQDATAAALKAIQATCRR, encoded by the coding sequence ATGGCCGATTCGTTGAGCGGAAACCGGAGCATTCTAGTGGTGGGAGGCGGCATGAGTGGCTTGAGCGCCGCTTTGGAGGCCGCTGAAGCTGGTTGCCAGGTCTATCTGGTAGAAAAACAGCCCTATCTGGGCGGACGTGTTACACGGATGAACAAGTATTTTCCCAAATTATGTCCTCCCAACTGTGGATTGGAAATCAACTTTCGCCGCATCAAAAGCAACCCCCTTATACGATTTTTCACTATGGCGGAAGTTCAAAAGATCGAAGGTCAAGCGGGAGACTTTGACGTGACCATTAAAACCAGTCCTCGCTTCGTAAATGAAAAATGCACCGGATGCGGCCTTTGCGCTGCGGCGGCGGAAACAGAAATCCCAAACGACTTCAATTACGGGATGGATAAAGTAAAGGCTGCGTATTTGCCCCACGAATTTGCATTTCCCATGCGGTACGTTTTGGCTCCGGAAGTCATTGGAACGCCTGAAGCGGAAAAAATCAAAGCATCCTGTCCCTATGACGCCATTGATCTCACCATGCAACCGGAGCAATTCGACCTGAAGGTCGGAGCCATCGTTTGGGCAACGGGCTGGGAGCCATACGCGGCGGAAAAAATCATCTACTACGGCGCAGGCAAACACCGAAATGTCATCACCAATGTCATGATGGAGCGCCTCGCTTCCTACAACGGGCCGACCAACGGCAAAATCACCCGCATCTCGGACGGCACGCAAGTCAACAAAATCGCTTTCATCCAGTGCGCCGGGTCCCGCGATGAAAACCACCTGCCCTATTGTTCGGGCGTCTGCTGCCTGGCTTCTCTCAAGCAGGCGACCTATCTTTTGGAACAAAACCCACAGGCACAGGCCGCCATTTACTATATCGACATCCGCGCTCTTGGAAAGTACGAAGACTTTTTCAATAAAGTTCAATCCGACGACCGGGTTACCCTCATCAAGGGAAAGGCTGGAGAAATCACCGAAGATCCTGCCACCGGCCTGGTCACCGTGCAGGTGGAAGACCAGGCTACCGGCAAAATTCTCAAGGAACAGTACGACCTCGTGGTGCTCGCCACCGGAATGGTGCCCAGCTCCGCCACCACTAAAATCCCGGCGGATGCCGCATACGATGACAATGGATTTATCCTCAAAGCGCAGCCCACTGCCGGAATCATTGGCGCAGGATGTGTAAAAAGCCCGGTGGACGTTGCATCCAGTGTTCAGGATGCAACCGCAGCAGCTCTCAAAGCCATTCAGGCAACGTGCAGGAGGTAG
- a CDS encoding carbon-nitrogen family hydrolase has protein sequence MKELVVGCSQLDVLPGNIWKNVEKAERLVSENAEKGCRLLIFPEMWSCSFVYSRLREMAETTPHVLERFQEWGRRNEMVLVGSLPERDGDAVFNSSYVIDRTGEIVGKYRKIHLFSYNREHEYFGRGEKSVVCSTSVGRLGIMICYDLRFPELARRLALDGAEILCISALWPTTRINHWSLLLRSRALENQMFVMGCNGCGKEQNLRYGGASAIVSPTGELLAEGKDGEEQVITTLDQDLMTAFRRQIPCFEDRLPGAYNII, from the coding sequence ATGAAAGAACTTGTCGTGGGATGTTCTCAATTGGATGTTCTTCCCGGAAATATCTGGAAGAATGTGGAAAAGGCCGAACGCCTGGTTTCTGAAAATGCAGAAAAGGGATGCCGGCTGCTTATTTTTCCTGAAATGTGGTCTTGCAGCTTCGTTTATTCGAGGCTCAGGGAAATGGCGGAGACAACCCCTCACGTTTTGGAAAGATTTCAGGAATGGGGGCGCCGCAATGAAATGGTTTTGGTTGGGAGTCTGCCGGAGAGGGATGGAGATGCCGTTTTCAATAGTTCGTATGTCATAGACCGCACTGGAGAAATTGTTGGGAAATACCGTAAAATCCATTTGTTTTCTTACAATCGTGAGCATGAGTATTTCGGCAGGGGCGAAAAGTCCGTTGTCTGTTCTACTTCTGTGGGCCGTCTGGGAATCATGATATGTTATGATTTGCGTTTTCCCGAGCTGGCGCGCCGCCTGGCTCTGGATGGCGCTGAAATCCTTTGCATATCCGCCCTTTGGCCCACTACGCGTATCAATCACTGGTCCCTCCTGCTTCGAAGCAGGGCTCTTGAAAATCAAATGTTTGTAATGGGATGCAATGGATGTGGAAAGGAACAAAATCTGCGTTACGGCGGCGCCTCCGCCATTGTATCTCCAACAGGGGAGCTGCTGGCTGAAGGCAAAGATGGGGAAGAACAGGTGATAACCACTTTGGATCAGGATCTCATGACGGCCTTTCGCCGGCAGATTCCCTGTTTTGAAGACCGTCTGCCGGGTGCCTATAATATCATATGA
- a CDS encoding DUF5663 domain-containing protein yields MSQKETEAMEPRNVGSAAPVRNPYIINFCKVLVEKKGEKIEGEPLKKLLNDMYRLFECMLGQNMVEALPENHRQEYLKITEDLSKLSYEKIGEIFDRNLPNYEEIMKNTMRQFAEIFMKNKDFNVADYPVPIEVLSES; encoded by the coding sequence ATGTCCCAAAAAGAAACTGAAGCGATGGAGCCCAGAAATGTGGGTTCTGCCGCACCCGTTAGAAATCCGTACATTATTAATTTCTGCAAAGTATTAGTGGAAAAAAAAGGCGAAAAGATTGAAGGTGAACCGTTGAAGAAACTTCTGAACGACATGTACCGCCTTTTTGAATGCATGCTGGGCCAGAACATGGTCGAAGCCCTGCCTGAAAATCATCGTCAAGAATATCTAAAGATCACCGAAGATCTGAGCAAACTCTCCTATGAAAAGATCGGGGAGATTTTTGATCGGAACCTTCCCAACTATGAAGAGATCATGAAGAATACCATGAGGCAGTTTGCTGAAATTTTTATGAAAAACAAAGATTTTAATGTGGCGGACTATCCTGTTCCCATTGAAGTTCTCTCTGAGTCTTAG
- a CDS encoding (Fe-S)-binding protein, translated as MEPKVVSLEMRDYLAEMGAQTLNWCMQCGLCTNLCPWRLVPGKTSETFNIRHMQRLGQMGMEGFEDEEVLFACSTCSMCQTNCPRGVKIVDNVRGMRASLVGAGMAPANLRPILGSAHANGNPWSGPREKRTDWQKGLDVPQFGPDTEYFLFVCCHSCYDPRSTKIARSITQLLKAAGVSFGVIGAEESCCGESVRKVGDEELFMKLAQSNIELFNGKGVKKIITTSPHCLWTFKNEYPELGGEWEVIHYTELLEKLLAEGKLSFPKSLEKKVAYHDPCYLGRHSGIYDTPRNLLNSIPGVEARELDRRREMSLCCAGGGGRIWAEAPMGERFGELRIKDAVEHGAEILTTSCPYCVNMLTDACKSLEKQDDLEITELSELLAAALP; from the coding sequence ATGGAACCCAAAGTTGTTTCATTGGAAATGAGGGATTACCTTGCCGAAATGGGCGCGCAAACCCTCAACTGGTGCATGCAATGCGGCCTTTGTACCAATCTTTGCCCCTGGCGGCTTGTTCCGGGCAAGACCAGCGAGACGTTCAACATTCGACACATGCAGCGTCTGGGCCAAATGGGGATGGAAGGTTTTGAAGACGAAGAGGTGCTTTTCGCCTGTTCCACCTGCAGTATGTGTCAAACCAATTGCCCACGCGGCGTAAAGATCGTGGACAATGTTCGCGGCATGAGGGCGAGCCTTGTAGGGGCGGGCATGGCTCCTGCCAATCTCAGACCTATCCTTGGCAGTGCGCATGCCAACGGGAACCCATGGTCCGGCCCACGTGAAAAACGAACGGACTGGCAAAAGGGCCTCGATGTGCCGCAATTCGGCCCCGATACAGAATATTTTCTTTTCGTCTGCTGCCACTCCTGTTACGATCCTCGCAGCACCAAGATCGCCAGGAGCATCACTCAGCTCTTGAAGGCTGCCGGGGTGAGTTTTGGAGTGATCGGTGCGGAAGAGAGCTGCTGCGGGGAAAGCGTTCGAAAAGTGGGAGATGAAGAGCTCTTCATGAAACTGGCTCAGTCCAATATCGAACTTTTCAACGGCAAAGGGGTCAAGAAAATCATCACCACTTCTCCCCATTGCCTCTGGACGTTCAAGAATGAATATCCCGAACTGGGCGGGGAATGGGAAGTGATCCATTACACGGAACTCCTGGAAAAACTTCTCGCGGAAGGCAAGCTTTCCTTCCCCAAGAGCCTTGAAAAGAAAGTCGCCTACCACGACCCGTGTTACCTTGGGCGCCACAGCGGCATTTACGACACCCCCAGGAACCTTTTGAACAGCATTCCCGGAGTGGAAGCACGGGAACTGGACCGCCGCCGCGAAATGAGCCTCTGCTGCGCCGGCGGTGGAGGACGCATCTGGGCCGAAGCTCCCATGGGAGAACGTTTCGGAGAGCTGCGCATAAAAGACGCTGTAGAGCACGGAGCCGAGATTCTCACCACATCCTGCCCCTACTGTGTAAATATGTTGACGGATGCCTGCAAGAGCCTGGAAAAACAGGATGATCTTGAAATCACGGAACTCTCTGAGCTTCTGGCTGCCGCACTGCCCTGA
- a CDS encoding 4Fe-4S binding protein, with amino-acid sequence MESNQKVYETLATHLDRLPAGFPRTPSGVEIRILQRLFTPEEAALAQLLTLRPETPEQIAKRAGETVDTLAPRLEAMSRKGLIFRIRKKDTSLYMAAQFVIGIWEYHVNDLSADLIRDMNEYLPYFFGKTNRLKTPQLRTIPISRAIPSGQAVMPYEEARNIIQEQQKIVVAPCICRKEHRITGEGCEKPLESCLVFGTGAQFYEENGLGRPITREDALKILESAEKSGLVLQPSNAQKVVNICTCCGCCCQILKNLKRLPDPANYVASNYFAVLDQETCTACGTCVERCQMDAVQMDGASAVIIQNRCIGCGLCVPTCPEEAIRLQRKPEADRATPPAHFMETYKRIAKERIARLRQAAKQDNERLE; translated from the coding sequence ATGGAATCAAATCAAAAGGTATATGAAACACTCGCGACCCACCTGGACCGCCTGCCTGCAGGCTTTCCTCGAACTCCATCGGGCGTTGAAATCCGCATCCTTCAGAGGCTTTTCACTCCTGAGGAAGCGGCCCTCGCCCAGCTTCTCACCCTCAGGCCGGAAACACCTGAACAAATTGCAAAACGTGCAGGCGAAACAGTGGACACCCTGGCCCCCAGACTCGAAGCCATGTCCAGAAAAGGGCTTATCTTCAGGATTCGCAAAAAAGACACATCTCTTTATATGGCAGCTCAATTCGTCATCGGCATTTGGGAATATCATGTAAATGACCTCAGTGCGGACCTGATCCGAGACATGAACGAATACCTGCCCTATTTCTTCGGAAAGACAAACCGGCTGAAAACGCCTCAACTGCGCACAATCCCCATTTCCAGGGCCATCCCCTCAGGACAGGCTGTGATGCCTTATGAAGAGGCCCGCAATATCATCCAGGAACAGCAAAAGATCGTTGTGGCTCCCTGCATCTGCAGGAAGGAGCACCGAATCACCGGAGAGGGCTGTGAAAAACCCCTGGAATCCTGCCTGGTCTTCGGGACCGGGGCCCAATTTTATGAAGAAAACGGCCTCGGCCGTCCCATCACCCGGGAAGATGCACTAAAAATACTTGAAAGCGCAGAGAAAAGCGGCCTGGTGCTTCAACCCTCCAATGCTCAAAAAGTAGTCAATATTTGTACCTGTTGCGGATGCTGCTGCCAGATTCTTAAAAACCTCAAGAGGCTTCCCGATCCAGCCAACTATGTCGCTTCAAACTATTTTGCAGTCCTTGATCAGGAGACCTGTACCGCCTGCGGAACCTGTGTCGAAAGATGCCAGATGGATGCGGTTCAAATGGACGGGGCATCGGCTGTCATCATTCAAAACCGGTGCATTGGCTGCGGCCTGTGCGTGCCCACCTGCCCTGAAGAGGCCATCCGGCTCCAAAGGAAACCGGAAGCAGACCGCGCCACTCCACCCGCCCACTTCATGGAGACATACAAAAGAATCGCCAAAGAGCGTATAGCACGTCTGCGGCAAGCAGCCAAACAGGACAATGAGCGTCTTGAATGA
- a CDS encoding YkgJ family cysteine cluster protein: MSLEKTAPEAIQEMLQPLEGGQFKFACHPHVPCFTECCRELKLLLTPYDILRLKNHLGLDAGTFLNQYTQTELDTRRNLPMIYLQMQEDPRRTCPFVTPKGCRVYEDRPAACRIYPVARASRMHRRHGTVQEDFFVLHEPHCLGFEESRTWSIQEWTQDQGLEKYNEFNNLWMEIITHPKVMQGSGLSEKQQQMFFLASYNLDKFRDFVLGSRFLQLFDLPEGESEAVRESDEALLRLAFLWLKFSLCNEPVLRMRGVGNHAS; encoded by the coding sequence ATGTCCCTCGAGAAGACAGCCCCAGAAGCAATTCAGGAAATGCTACAGCCTCTGGAAGGTGGGCAATTCAAATTTGCCTGCCACCCCCATGTCCCCTGTTTCACCGAATGTTGTCGTGAGCTGAAACTGCTCCTGACTCCATATGACATTTTGCGCCTCAAGAACCATTTGGGATTGGATGCAGGCACTTTTCTGAATCAATATACCCAAACGGAGCTTGACACACGGCGCAATCTACCCATGATTTACCTTCAGATGCAGGAAGACCCGCGCAGGACCTGCCCCTTTGTGACTCCCAAAGGCTGCCGGGTTTATGAGGACCGTCCCGCTGCCTGCAGGATTTATCCCGTGGCCAGAGCATCACGGATGCATCGCCGCCACGGCACGGTCCAGGAAGACTTTTTCGTGCTTCACGAACCTCACTGCCTCGGATTCGAAGAATCCAGGACATGGTCTATCCAGGAATGGACGCAGGATCAAGGTCTTGAAAAATATAACGAATTCAATAATCTCTGGATGGAAATCATCACCCACCCCAAAGTGATGCAGGGTTCCGGCCTTTCTGAAAAACAGCAACAGATGTTTTTCCTGGCCAGTTACAACCTGGATAAATTCAGGGATTTTGTTCTGGGAAGCCGATTTTTGCAACTCTTCGATCTCCCCGAAGGCGAAAGCGAAGCTGTACGGGAAAGCGATGAAGCGCTTTTGAGGCTCGCTTTCCTCTGGCTCAAGTTTTCCCTTTGCAACGAGCCGGTGCTGAGGATGCGGGGAGTGGGAAACCACGCTTCATGA
- a CDS encoding ogr/Delta-like zinc finger family protein: protein MQEDKTICPHCGKKMSKWRTPPFSTWSSEFLYVCFNDECPYYVRGWKHMEGSMQHKCSYRHRYDPVAGTTGPLPVCSDDAGKMDIIEE from the coding sequence ATGCAGGAAGATAAGACAATATGTCCTCATTGTGGTAAGAAAATGAGCAAGTGGCGGACTCCCCCTTTTTCAACCTGGAGTTCAGAGTTTCTTTACGTCTGCTTTAATGACGAGTGCCCCTATTATGTCAGAGGTTGGAAGCACATGGAAGGCAGTATGCAGCACAAATGTTCCTACCGCCACAGATACGACCCTGTGGCTGGAACGACCGGGCCGCTACCTGTTTGCTCCGACGATGCTGGTAAGATGGACATTATCGAAGAGTGA
- a CDS encoding hydrogenase iron-sulfur subunit yields MEKKMGVYICSGCGLGDALDMEALAGVATSEYNVPVCKQHPFLCSPEGVALIKSDLESGEIDTAVIAACSPRVMTDVFAFSPDKVVERVNLREQVVWSHPANDEDTQMMAQDFLRMGITKAMESESPVPFEAENLSKRILVVGGGLAGITAANEAAKAGYETILVEKTDQLGGYLKDVYKLPPSQPPYEELQELDLQGLIQEVTERPKVTVYTGAQVAQVSGAPCMFDVQIAQNGNQVQERVGSIVLTTGAVEYDPQKLGHLGYGQFPDVITASQLEPLFKSGDVKRPSNGQPVNAVAFILCAGSRDPEHLPYCSAACCVESLKQAKYFKEANPESAVYIFYKDIRANGNYELLYKQLQKDGVIFVRGTVSGIEDDGSGSLIILAEDILTRSPIMSESLDLVVLANGMVPSTAFGEPYKAQAQKEGEEAQEVPADTILASNILNLQYRQGPELPALKYGFPDSHFVCFPYESRRTGIYPAGTVRAPMDYARAIDDATGAALKAIQCVEMVAEGKAVHPRAGDLSYPEFFMQRCTQCKRCTEECPFGAINEDEKGNPLPNPTRCRRCGVCMGACPERIISFKNYSVGMVGNMIKSIQVPDEYEEKPRILVLACENDAYPALDMVGIRRMGYNPWVRILPVRCLGSMNLVWIADALSKGIDGILLLGCKHGDDYQCHFVKGSELANIRMSKIQETLNRLVLESDRVRLEQISIMDYHRLPQILDDFSSKLEEVGPNPYKGF; encoded by the coding sequence ATGGAAAAGAAAATGGGGGTCTATATTTGCTCAGGCTGCGGGCTGGGTGATGCACTCGACATGGAAGCCCTAGCCGGGGTGGCCACATCCGAATACAATGTTCCCGTCTGCAAGCAGCATCCGTTTCTCTGCAGTCCTGAAGGAGTCGCCCTTATCAAGTCCGATCTCGAATCCGGCGAAATCGACACCGCCGTCATAGCGGCCTGTTCGCCCAGGGTCATGACCGATGTCTTTGCTTTTTCCCCGGATAAGGTCGTCGAAAGGGTCAATCTCCGGGAGCAGGTGGTTTGGTCTCATCCCGCCAATGATGAAGATACTCAGATGATGGCCCAGGATTTTCTCCGCATGGGAATCACCAAAGCCATGGAATCCGAATCCCCGGTACCCTTCGAGGCGGAAAATCTGAGCAAGCGCATTCTCGTTGTGGGTGGAGGACTGGCTGGAATCACTGCAGCCAATGAAGCGGCCAAGGCGGGTTACGAAACGATTCTTGTCGAAAAAACGGATCAACTGGGTGGGTATCTGAAGGATGTGTATAAATTGCCTCCTTCTCAGCCCCCCTATGAAGAGCTTCAGGAACTCGACCTGCAGGGCCTCATTCAGGAGGTGACCGAGCGACCCAAGGTCACGGTCTATACCGGTGCGCAGGTGGCGCAGGTTTCAGGCGCTCCCTGCATGTTCGATGTTCAGATCGCTCAAAACGGCAACCAGGTCCAGGAACGGGTGGGATCGATCGTTTTGACCACAGGGGCCGTCGAGTACGATCCCCAGAAACTGGGACATCTCGGGTACGGGCAGTTTCCCGATGTCATCACCGCCTCTCAACTGGAACCTCTGTTCAAATCGGGTGATGTCAAGCGGCCGTCCAATGGTCAACCTGTAAATGCCGTCGCTTTCATTTTATGCGCCGGTTCGCGCGATCCTGAACACCTGCCCTACTGCTCTGCCGCCTGCTGTGTGGAATCCCTCAAGCAAGCCAAATACTTCAAAGAGGCCAATCCCGAATCGGCAGTTTATATTTTTTACAAAGATATCCGTGCCAACGGAAATTACGAACTCCTTTACAAGCAATTGCAGAAAGATGGAGTCATCTTTGTTCGGGGTACGGTGAGCGGTATTGAAGATGACGGTTCGGGAAGTCTCATCATCCTCGCTGAAGACATTCTCACGCGTTCTCCCATCATGTCCGAATCCCTGGATTTGGTCGTGCTTGCCAACGGCATGGTTCCTTCCACGGCGTTCGGGGAACCCTACAAAGCACAGGCTCAAAAGGAAGGGGAAGAAGCCCAGGAAGTTCCCGCCGATACCATCCTCGCATCCAATATCTTGAACCTCCAGTATCGCCAGGGACCGGAGCTGCCGGCTCTCAAGTATGGCTTTCCCGACTCCCATTTTGTCTGCTTTCCCTACGAATCGAGGAGAACCGGCATCTATCCCGCAGGGACCGTTCGAGCTCCCATGGATTACGCAAGGGCAATCGACGATGCCACTGGAGCCGCGCTGAAAGCCATCCAATGTGTGGAAATGGTCGCAGAGGGAAAGGCGGTTCATCCGCGTGCCGGCGATCTCAGTTACCCCGAATTCTTCATGCAGCGTTGCACTCAGTGCAAACGTTGTACGGAAGAATGCCCCTTTGGCGCCATCAATGAAGACGAAAAGGGCAATCCCCTGCCGAACCCCACCCGATGCCGCCGTTGCGGTGTTTGCATGGGAGCATGCCCGGAACGTATCATCTCGTTCAAGAATTATTCCGTAGGTATGGTCGGCAATATGATCAAGAGCATCCAGGTGCCTGACGAATACGAAGAAAAACCTCGCATCCTGGTGCTGGCTTGCGAAAACGATGCCTATCCCGCCTTGGATATGGTCGGCATTCGGCGCATGGGCTATAATCCATGGGTGCGCATTTTGCCCGTCCGCTGCCTGGGTTCCATGAATCTGGTATGGATCGCAGACGCACTTTCCAAAGGAATAGACGGCATACTTCTGCTCGGCTGCAAACACGGAGACGATTACCAGTGTCATTTCGTCAAGGGCAGCGAACTGGCCAACATCCGCATGAGCAAAATCCAGGAAACGTTGAACCGTCTTGTTCTGGAATCCGACAGGGTTCGACTGGAGCAGATTTCCATCATGGATTATCATCGATTGCCTCAAATTCTGGATGATTTTTCATCCAAATTGGAAGAGGTCGGACCCAATCCCTACAAAGGTTTTTAA
- the aprA gene encoding adenylyl-sulfate reductase subunit alpha, translating to MPNFETVVVDTDLLIIGGGMSACGATFEAAYWAKKHGLKVTVVDKAAMDRSGAVAMGLSAINQYIGYAKGKNTLEDYVKYVRQDLMGISREDLVYDIARHVDSSVHLFEKWGLPIWKDEKGEYVHEGRWQIMINGESYKVIVAEAAKNAMNEAGFKDWLYERVFIVEPLMDGDKCIGGVGFSVREDKFYVFKAKATIAMMGGAVHVFRPRSVGEGLGRAWYPPWNSGSTAYFTIKAGAEMTCQEVRFIPVRFKDGYGPVGAWFLLFKSRATNALGEEYMVTRANELPNWAPYGLAKPIPANLRNWLGMEDIMAGKGPIYMRTEEAIANLAAKYKDDPKAFKKKMKELEAEAWEDFLDMTISQALLWAGSNIQPEEKSSEIAPAEPYFIGSHSGASGAWVCGPEDVMPAEYKKQWEPIGVYNHMTTVKGLFTAGDGAGASSHKFSSGSHAEGRIAAKGAIAYILDNNVAPQVDDATIAAWKEKILAPLALFEKFGALSSDPDINPNFIKPKMFMFRLQKIMDEYVAGVSAQFTTNKALLEKGLELLGMLKEDSEKLAASSLHELLRCWENTHRMWIAESHLRHVLFREESRWPGYYFRADYPNMDEANWKVFVNSVYNPKTGEWTMKKVPVVNIV from the coding sequence ATGCCTAATTTTGAAACCGTAGTCGTCGATACCGATCTTCTGATCATTGGCGGTGGTATGTCCGCCTGTGGCGCTACCTTCGAAGCTGCTTACTGGGCAAAAAAACATGGTCTGAAGGTAACCGTGGTTGATAAGGCAGCTATGGACCGTTCCGGCGCTGTTGCTATGGGTCTTTCCGCCATCAACCAGTACATTGGCTACGCCAAGGGCAAGAACACCCTTGAAGATTACGTAAAATACGTACGTCAGGACCTCATGGGCATCTCCCGTGAAGACCTGGTATATGATATCGCACGCCACGTTGACTCTTCCGTTCATCTTTTTGAAAAATGGGGTCTTCCCATCTGGAAAGATGAAAAGGGCGAGTATGTTCATGAAGGCCGCTGGCAGATCATGATCAACGGTGAATCCTACAAGGTCATCGTTGCGGAAGCCGCCAAGAACGCCATGAACGAAGCCGGCTTCAAGGATTGGCTGTACGAACGTGTTTTCATTGTTGAGCCCCTCATGGACGGTGACAAGTGCATCGGTGGTGTAGGCTTCAGCGTACGTGAAGACAAGTTCTACGTTTTCAAGGCAAAAGCAACCATCGCTATGATGGGTGGCGCGGTGCACGTTTTCCGTCCCCGTTCAGTAGGTGAAGGTTTGGGTCGTGCATGGTATCCCCCCTGGAACTCCGGTTCTACCGCATATTTCACCATCAAGGCCGGTGCAGAAATGACCTGCCAGGAAGTACGCTTCATCCCCGTACGTTTCAAAGATGGTTACGGCCCTGTAGGCGCCTGGTTCCTCCTGTTCAAATCCCGTGCAACCAACGCTCTGGGTGAGGAATACATGGTAACCCGCGCCAACGAGCTTCCCAATTGGGCTCCCTACGGCTTGGCCAAGCCCATCCCCGCCAACCTTCGTAACTGGCTGGGTATGGAAGACATCATGGCAGGTAAAGGCCCCATCTACATGAGAACGGAAGAGGCCATCGCCAACCTGGCAGCCAAGTACAAAGACGATCCCAAGGCCTTCAAGAAAAAGATGAAGGAACTGGAAGCAGAAGCATGGGAAGACTTCCTGGATATGACCATCAGCCAGGCTCTCCTCTGGGCGGGCAGCAACATCCAGCCCGAAGAGAAATCTTCTGAAATCGCTCCTGCAGAGCCTTACTTCATCGGTTCTCACTCCGGCGCTTCCGGTGCCTGGGTGTGCGGTCCCGAAGATGTTATGCCTGCAGAATACAAGAAGCAGTGGGAACCCATTGGCGTATACAACCACATGACCACCGTCAAGGGTCTCTTCACCGCTGGTGACGGCGCCGGTGCATCCAGCCACAAGTTCTCCTCCGGCTCGCACGCAGAAGGCCGTATCGCAGCCAAGGGCGCTATCGCATACATCCTGGACAACAACGTTGCTCCTCAGGTTGACGATGCGACCATCGCTGCATGGAAAGAGAAAATCCTTGCACCTTTGGCTCTCTTCGAGAAATTTGGCGCACTCTCCAGCGATCCCGACATCAACCCCAACTTCATCAAACCCAAGATGTTCATGTTCCGCCTCCAGAAGATCATGGATGAATATGTCGCCGGCGTTAGCGCACAGTTCACCACCAACAAGGCTCTCCTGGAAAAAGGTCTTGAACTCCTTGGCATGCTGAAGGAAGACTCCGAGAAGCTGGCTGCATCCAGCCTGCACGAACTGCTTCGTTGCTGGGAAAATACCCACCGTATGTGGATTGCAGAAAGCCATCTGCGTCACGTGCTCTTCCGTGAGGAAAGCCGTTGGCCCGGTTACTATTTCCGCGCTGACTATCCCAATATGGATGAAGCGAACTGGAAGGTATTCGTCAACTCAGTGTACAATCCCAAGACCGGTGAGTGGACGATGAAGAAGGTTCCTGTTGTAAACATCGTGTAA